In Scophthalmus maximus strain ysfricsl-2021 chromosome 5, ASM2237912v1, whole genome shotgun sequence, the sequence TTTACTGTCCTGCCTGGGTGTAGATGATGTGGAGACAAACTGCTTGTAgctcccccatccccctcctTGTTGAGAGAGAGGGTACCGGTACCCCCACCTCCTTATATCTGTGTCCATGCATGTGTTCATGCACACTCATATGAATGTACATGGATCTGGGTTAaggcttcagtgtgtgtgtgtgtgcgtccgtgcgtgcgtgcgtgtgcgcgtgtgtgtgtgtgtgcgtgcgtgcgtgcgtgtgtgtgtgtgtgtgtgtgtttgtgtgtgtgcgagtgcgagtATGCTCACACTTGTATGTATGTGTTAGAGGGCGAACACACCCTCCTCGCTTTTACATCTACTGCAATAGAACATCTCTGCCTGGCTTTGCTATTGGTTGCTACGGTAACAAAGGCACAGAGTGGAGTGGCTGCAGCAGCtaaacagagagcgagagaccgagagagacacacacagagaaagagagagcgagagagaaagagagatggggggaTATTTCGCCTGTAGACCTAATCAGAACAGCGGATTCAACACACGGCGTGAGAAAACACAGTTCAGATTCAGTTACAACTGAAATGTCAACACCTCAGAATTATGGGTTTTTCATTCCACTCGTCCGGTTTCTGTGACACACATGTCGAAAGCTTTGATCTATGGGGTGCAGCACAGGTCAAGGCTCAAGCATCTTGACAACAGCATCTTGCGTTGCGCAGCAGGGGCATTAGGTCTGGTTTGCTGTCTGTCCATGCCTTAAGATCAGACAGCTAAGGCCTTTTCTATTTGTCTTTGCGTTTCCTCATGGTCAGTTAATGCTCCTCGGTGTGAATAGAGATGGTGCTCTTTATTCCGTCTCTGTTTAGCAGCATAAGAGTGTATTGATTTTGCAGAGCAGCATTAATAGGTCAGATGCTAAATGCAaatatgagccttcaaagaccACTGTAGGATTTTAAGATGGGCTCATGGATAAATATTAAATAGATGACCATCCAATAGATACAGCATCTTGTTGATGCACTGGGAGTTGTATAGAAAATTCCCAGCTTGCTGCTCACTCCCTGTCATTCCTGTCAGATGAGCAACAGCGCACTGGAGAGAAAGACCGTATGAAACGGAGCCAGGTCTCGGCCGATGAGGACAAAACATATGGACAAACTGATAAGAGGTGAGAGCAGGTGATGATGTTTCTTCAAATGGCCTGCTGATTGGTTAATGATGTGAGTGTTAGCAGGTGATTTGCTAATGGGCTGCCTGATGAGGCCAGATTACAATGTGTGGCTGTCGCCGTCATTACATGCTTCCCATGATACCGTGTCAGTGTCACCCCATTTAATCCTATCTCACTAATATGATCAGACGCAAATAACGTAACACCCTTTCTCTTTCGGCTCGCTTGTCTCTCTTCCCTTGATTTCCTGATGGTATCTCACCagcagtctgttttttttgtagcttgATGAGCTGGAAGTCTGCAGCAGGCAGCATCTCTCAAACCTTTCTCAAACCATTCGGTCTTTTATCTTTCATCGTCTCTCGTCTGTCTTTCAGCTCAGCAGGGAAAACTTGAAACACTTGCACAAGTCGCCgcccaaaacctttttttttattagagcCCAGAGCGTTAAACATACTGCCTTCGTCATGGCATCGGACAGCTCCAATCTGCTGGCCTTGGCCCACATCTTATGGTTTATCTTATGGATCAATAGCCTTAATCAATATGCTCTCTAATGAGGAGGTTTCATTAATGATTGGCTGTAGGGTTTTAGTATGTTACAcgagcagtttgtgtgtgtgtgtgtgtgtgtgtgtgtgtgtgtgtgcgcgtgtgtgtgtgtgtgtctggaatAAGCTGGCCTTGTGAGTTGTATTGTACATGTTTAGGGACATGTTTTAGGCAATATAAAATTGAGGTTATTAATAGACAGAGTGTCTGAATCATGTTGATGGGACGTTCTgcgttttaaaaagaaactcacagtgaatgtaaaaatgtgttgatcatcatcatctgcgTGTTCAGCTTTTCCTGAGTAATAATCTCTGAGGAGTGTGATTCTTCATGAGGCAAACTGCATCACTCTGGGACAAGGAGTcaataagacaaagaaagagaaatgatggCTAATCCCACTAGAAACATGCCTTATTTAATTCCATGCTTCGATTCAATACGGAATTTCCTTTTAGGTTTAAACACCAAATGTGGATCCCTCTCATGAAATGGCAATAATGAAAGAGGCTAACTCAACTCAACAACCTAACTCAATGAGTTCGACACTAGGGAATCCCAGTTCTACCCCCACCCAACCCTTCCAtcaccccctcacacacacacacacacacacacacacacacacacacacacaccccctcagACTCAATGCATCTGACGAGGAGACGGCTTAGAGATTTCCAACCTGCAATCTCTGGCCTAGAATTTCATTTGAagtgcatcccccccccccggaataGTCTGCAGCCCGCGTTGCTTCACTGATGTTTTCCAACAGCCTGTCACTCAAACTCATCTACAGTCTGAAGCATTGGTGAAACAGGGGGATGCATACctatatttatagatatatgtgtgtgtgtgtgtgtgtgtgtgtgtgtgtgtgtgtgtgtgtgggtgtgtctgtgtgtgtgtgtgtgtctgtgtgtgtgtgtgtgttacatctgggtgtgtttgtgtgcttcaAATAACAGATGACATTGCCTTAGCAACTAACACATCTACCTTTCAACCTGGTGTTCTATCTCCGAAAACAGTCGTGAGGGTCTTATCCAGGAACAGACTAGCTGAGAGatagaaggaaagagaaatgaagggaggaggtgggttaTGGAGGTAGCGAGACGGAGGATGAAAGGAACTAAGCAGGGGTTGGTGGAAATGTGGAACTTGGTGTTCAGGTTGATATACCTGCATTCATATAgcatatcttctttttttttttttttttttccaacctctcttttctttcagtgttaCACAAAAGTCATGTCCTCCAACCCTTTGCTTCCCCTCACACGTCTTgtcatctcctcttccttttcaaaGTCTTCTCACATCAAAGACAGTTAGTTGCAAGCAGTGTAGCTGAGCCACGGGCATTTTGAGCTTCAACATTTAAACACGTGTATGATGGTGTGGCCACAATTAACATCCCCCAGCAGCTTATGTGCAGCACTGTTATTTCAACTGCTTTGGTTGTTATAGGTGCAAGAGatgctgacatacagtatatccttaatgcttctttttttttgactgtttgaCCCCTTTAGGTCTGTGATAGGACACACTAGTAGCTTTGCTCCATAGGTAGCAATGTCTGTGGGTTGGCCCACCATTGTGGTCCAGACTGAATTATCTCAACAGTCACAGGATAAGATGCGGACATTCATTGTCCCCAGGTGATGAATCCTACTATGGTGATTCCCCGAGTTTTAGTCAACCGTCAAGtcaaaaattatatttgccTTAAACTGTTTATGACTAAATACCTCCACAGGGGACTGATTAGCTAACGTCAGCATTCTAACACGCTTAACTAAGAAAACCCGATATCTGCTACACATCGCCATACTAGCGCTGTCAATGTTAGCATGATTCCATGCTGATGCTGAGTATTTAGCACTTCCTTGATATAGCTTCACAGTCCTGCTAAATATTCACAGGCAAATATTTTGCGTTCATCTCATTTATTCGCCACACCCCCCGTGTGTGCCTTGATTCTCATTTTGTTCATGTGTACATATCTCACACAGGATGACCTTTTTGTGACCTGTTAACTTTTAAAAGACCAAAATCTGTTtcctccccctttcctctccgTGATTTAGGGCAATACTGACTTTTGACCTGTAGACAGACATTGTCCAGCTTACCCCAGTCACTCCATTCATCTCTCTTTTACTCTCTGATCTATTAAGACCAGCCCCATCCCTTTGTGGCTGATTACCAATAATACAGCCTCCATATGTCCATCGAGAAACACAATTAGTGAAAGGAGCATTACCACACAAAGTGGCTTTGTAATCCTGTGAATGTTTagtgtcctgttgtgttttatggCTCTGAGAATCTCCTTCAATTCAAATTGTTTCACAATGGAGTGACAATTCTGACAATACATCCCCATTACACCAATGAAGCagacaacagaaacacatcagAAGCCAGGTTGGTGGCAGCAGTCAGTCGGCTGCACTGCTGACCCtgtcgtcacacacacatattcatgaaTGCAGAAATCCGTTGGGGTTCCTCTGTACTGAGAAATATATCAgaatattaacacacacacacacactcattcaaaTTGTTCTCTGCTATCTCTCTTTGTTAACAGTGCATGTGTGCTGCTGCCATGGCGACCGTGGCTCCTCCCCTCACATTTCTTCTGTTGCTGCTTCGACTCGCTGACGGCTCATTCCCAGAGGAGCCCAGTCCCCTCAGCTACGTCCCTGTAGAGGGTATGTGTCCTTCccacagagtgtgtgagtgtgtgagtgtgtgcgtgcgtgcgtgtgtgtgtgtgtgtaggttgaTGAATGGCTCCGTGTTAGATGTGGAAATCTGGGGGTCAAGTGTCAGAGTGCTGTTGtggtaaattaataaatatgagaaagaaagaaaaaagaagaaaagaaagaaagaaagactgtTAAAGGTATTGGAAGGTGCAGGAGGATGGACAAGTGGGATGAGGTGATACAGGAGACAAGTGAGAAGGCTGAGGGGTGGtaaggagaaggggaggagacaagtAGAGATGGATCACtacgttctctctctccctcccctgcagTCAAGGACAATGAGATGTTTTCCCAATCTGTCTCCTGTTGATCATGGCTCCCTGCGGAGACCATTGTCCTCCTGTTCCAAACTTTCTCATAGTCTAACCCTGCCACTTTCTCTCAGCTGTACTCTCTCTCATTTAACTGAAATGTTGGGAAAATGTAGAGAAGGGATTCAGTCTGCTGTAACTGCTGTGCCATTCGTCTCTGCCCattatctttgttttccttaCACAAAAGCATCAAGAATGAGTGAAGACGCCATTAAAGGGAAGGTTgcagaagcttttttttatgtcctgcCTGAGTTCTTTGAGTAAATATAGAAGGAGAAAGTGCTCTCTCTGTCCTCAACtatccttgagcaagacactgagtTTCTAGATGTTTTAGTAAGCACTTCACACTCTGTGTTCATGTCAGTGGTGAGGAGATACCCAGTGTTCCTGGGCAGAGCTCATCGTTCAGCTCAGAGACTGGAGCTGCACATCCAGACGGTCCTCCAAGTCAACCGCACGCTCTACATAGGAGCCAGGTAACCAACGGCAACCGCCTCCAACTGTGTGTCGCCGACGTGTTTGCATTAATATCCCTTTTGCTTTCATTTGATGCCACAGCTTCCATCTGCTGTCACTCTGCGaggacattttcagtttcattttccaATGATGCTGTGTTCAGTCTTGTTTGTTAAATGTCAAGTGAAAGCTGTTTGTTCACATTACTCTTATACACgacagacggagaaaaaaaagaatagccTCTTATTAGGGGCAGTCTGGCAGGTCTGTGGGCCTAATCCGGCCCCCAGCAAAAATATTTGGTTATGAGATTTTTGTTGGTTAtatgaattttcattttcagatcaaAAATTTTAACAAAGTTAACACAATTATTTCAAATACCAATTAATAAAACTCCTTACTTCTAATAACACTGTCCCCACGCAAATAGATACAACCTTGATGGCCCCATACTGAAATTAACACAAATAAAgcacaataataatataaatgaattatataatcacctgttttgaatgaaacatttcacaattcATACACTGTTTTATTGCTGTGGCTTTAGCCTATTTTATCAGAATAGATTTGtgtcataaaaataaaaaaaacacaaacaggtggCCCTCTAACAGAAATGGCAtgctgattgaaaaaaagaaggaaagaaatcaAGGCAACAGTAACAACAGCAGTAGGTTGCCTTTTAATTCAGCCATAAATGAGGCAGGTCACTTTTTAGTACAACACAGATGATGTATTCCAATATTTTTGCCAAATCAGTATCAAAATAAACCTCTACTCTATTAGTCCTGACTTATTAATGAGACATATGCTGTTGGATAAAATCCTAAAAAATGACATATTAACCATAATGGTGGATCTGTTTTCCACCACACCTGTAACATGTTggcacaatgcaaaaaaaacaacaggcctATTGTTGACACTTTATAAagtttttaaatagtttttacGTCATATATTACATAATCCAATGAAATTACATCTGGAATGATTTGACGTGTGTTTTTGTACTTGTAGAGATGACTTGTACAGAGTGGAGCTGGATAACATGGCAGGTGATGAGATGTTTTACAGCAAGGTAGGACTCATTTCCatcgcacgcacacaaaaccgAACATGCACCGATCGAtaatgcacatgtgcacacgtaGCAAACATAATCTGACTGTGGCTCATTCCTCTGGCAGAAACGGACATGGGAATCCAATAAGAACGACATTCGAGTGTGCCGGATGAAGGGCAAACATGAGGTACGGAGCTCGTAGACAGCACTCGGACTTTGACATCCACTTGTTCATGCATCAATACTTTCTCGACTATCACATGCATGGACAGGCACAACAGCTGTTCGAAACTTATATCCTTTGGGTACACCTGCATACGGTATTTACACAAATTTGATCTTGTTGATACAGAATCACTTAATCATACTATGTCAGTGAAACGTCACCAAGACCGAAAGCTGTCCGTGAAGCTTAAAAGCCATTTACTTGCACACTTGCAGTGTGCCAGTTCTCATCACATATCTCATTCATAGCCCGTGGGCACGACGCAATTATGTTTGTCAATAAAATAATGGCTGGCATTTTTCTGAGATATGAAGGGAATGTGATCAAACCTACAACGAAAAGAAAGATATGATGGGATGGTAGACTGCTTGACGGGATAAAACCTGAAATATAAGCTTTATTGTCTAAATGTAGCAATGCCACCGGCAAAATCCAATTTGGGCTGAAAGAAGgtggaaaaacataaaaagaggCAACAGGAAACATTACAGAGCAAACTGAGCAGAGAGTGACACAGCCTCAGGGAGGAAACAGTAATTGAAATCAGTTGAGAAAGGGAGGTAAGGTAAGGATGGGATGTGTGTAGGTGGAGGAAAACTGGGGGAAGAAACACATAAGGAGGATAAGACAGATAGGGCAGTATGAAAGAGGCTTAACGgcaagaaatggaaaatatgtgTTGCTACAAATAACAACagatgaaagaagaaaattaattttaaagcagtgaaaagaagaggaagaagaaagaagacagaaggagagggacAGGCCAAAGATggaaagatgagagaggagggagaggaagagaggcaaAGGGGTAATGTTCTCTAACTCAGATGAAGAGATCAAATCATAAAGCTCACGTTTTGGAGGCATTGCCTTTTTACTGCACTgaaatttttttactttttattacaaaataactgttattattatcaggAAGAAAGACACATTTACAGTGACAGTGCACACACGTTCTATTAGCGCCATGAACAATTCAAGTAACAGcaatgtttgtttgcatttgagcaaaaagtaaaatgacGTACAACTAGAATTACTCTACTACTCTACTGTTCACAGAAATTGCTAAAATAACCTCCAACAAAAAATAACGTTGTCACTCTTGATGTTTTGCCGTTAGCACTGAATTTAGCTCCTGAGTAAAAAGTTCCTGAGTAAAAAACACGGTGATATTTGATTGGTTCAAAACTTTGGCAGTGCTGTTAAACACCATCACACAGACTCAAGGGATACTACTGGTGTCATCGGGTTTCAGATTCACCGGTAGCAGATTTTAACGTTGACTTCAATCAGCAGCCTCCACTTTGAGGACTGCTATGAAGTCCCCGTCCTATTGTTCCTCGATGGAGTGTGGTCTGCCTCTAAGGGTTGTTTTAAGCCGCATTCTTCAAACGTCACACTGGCAGTCTTGTCGCTCTGACTGGTAATTTCTCACCCTGCCCTGTACCTTATGAATTTGTCCTCTTCTTTAAtagtttccttttgtgttttttttttttcccacaggcAGAGTGTCGTAATTTCATCAAGGTTCTGCTCAGCCAGCATGGTGGCCTGTTTGTATGTGGAACAAATGCCTTCAACCCACTGTGTGCCAATTACACTGTTAGTATCCATCGATCTGTCAGCTGGCCATTCTCTATGTATCTACCAGCTtgtttggcttcattttcttttttctcctacTGCAGAGAGACACCCTAGAGATGGTGGGGGAGCCCGTCAGTGGGATGGCACGGTGTCCATATGATCCACGACATGCCAACGTGGCTTTATTTGCAGGTAGCACATTGCGTTTGTGCTCTAAAGCATAAGATTTCAGGCCTTCCTAGCAGACATCAGACTCAGTATCCAGACACGTAACAAAATGTTTGTGCACTTGTGTTTACCTTTACGACTGATTTATAGTCGGACCTCTTGCTGCATTGCTTGTGTGGTTTTAATCTTCCCGACCTTGTGCtatctcttcatctgtttcttctcctccctcttctacTCCTCGTGCACCTCTCTTGCTCTCAGATGGAAGTCTCTTTACCGGCACCGTGACTGACTTCCTCGCCATCGACGCGGTGATCTATCGAAGCCTTGGCGACAGCCCTGCCCTCCGCACAGTCAAACACGATTCCAAATGGTTCAGAGGTACTTCTAGAAACAGACACATTAAAAATTACCGCGCAGAGCCAGACgcgttcaataaaaaaaatctgaatgcaaataacaaaaaccATCACCATTACCTTCAGTAGGTAACTAAAAGAACATTCAACCATGTCTTTTCCTGAATGGCTCACAGGTGAATAAgaaggggggttggggggatttattatatatatatataagtagaGCACGATCAGACAGAGTGATGGATTGAGGTTAGTCGGACTCCACAGACTGAGGGTTTGAGAACagttgagtcttttttttcGATGGAGGAAAAACACGAGGCAGGTCAAAGCTGGAACAGTGCTGGttgaataaatgataaataatgtgTATCCTCttgtccatgatgataaatcaaCCGagacatgaatatttaatgagcGAGGCTGGTGGACAGCAGTTCTCCATGTTGATGTGATTGTTGTTACAGCCCCGTGTCAGGCACTGAGTACAATCACCTTCGACCTCAGGTACTGCGTCGCTACTGTTCTGtagtctgagagtgtgtgtttgtctaacAGTGCTTTTCTCATACTATTTTTCAGAGCCTTACTTTGTGAGCGCTATGGAGTGGGGGCctcatatttatttcttctttagAGAGATGGCAATGGAGTTTCATCATCTGGAGAAGGTACCCTCGTCCTTCCGTTCTTTCATCCtatccctttcttcttctttcatcctGTTATCCCTCCATTTCACTAAACCTTGAATGTTTTATTCTAGGTGATGGTGTCCCGTGTGGCTCGTGTGTGTAAGGCAGACCTGGGCGGCTCTCAGCGTGTCCTTGAGAAACAGTGGACCACGTTTCTAAAGGCACGGCTCAACTGCTCCGTCCCGGGAGACTCACACTTCTACTTCAACCTCTTACACGCCACAAGCGGCATAATCCACATGCAGGGACGGGATGTGATCCTCGGTCTCTTCTCCACGCCGCCAAACAGGTACAGAGCGTCACACAGCATTCTCACTAACAAGCGAGaacagcatttatttatttatcgcCACATCTCAACTCGTGTTCTTCTTCCCCTTGTCTTGGGTAGCATCCCCGGctctgcggtgtgtgtgtttgacatgcAGCAGCTCGCCCATGTCTTTGAGGGCCGGTTTAAAGAGCAGAAATCCCCAGAGTCTATTTGGACTCCGGTGCCGGACGAAGCGGTGCCGAGACCGAGGTATTCTAATGCAAAGTGCAGAACCTCAGCAGAATACTGCAGTGCTGCTGTCCCGAGCATCTGTCTCACATACAGTCTGCTCACTGCCCTGCTATAAGCTCCtactgtcaatcacactgcaaCTTCACTACTATTCAGCAAATATTCTAATACAGCCTCCagcttttcttccttctctctctggacTTCTATGCCTCTCTTTGTTAAGcccccactctctctttttgtttctctcgcCGTGTGTCTGCAGACCAGGAGGATGTGCAGTGCAGGGATCCAGATTTAGCTCCTCTACCACGCTGCCAGACGAGGTGCTGAACTTTGTGAAGACCCACCCACTGATGGACGAGACCGTTCCACTGCTGGGACATAGACCCTGGGTGGTCAAGACTATGGGAAGGTATACAGAATGACTCAGTCATGGCAGAAGTTATTTACAGCATGAAAACGGGAAGCATAAGTACAAACCCATTGGAAATGTACTTCTTTGATCCACTCTGTTGATCTCATGTGTCTAGATACCAGCTGACAACCATGGTGGTAGACACAGAAGCTGGTCCCCATAAGAACCGTACAGTCTTGTTCCTGGGCTCAACCAGAGGAACTGTCCTCAAGTTCTTAATGGTTCCCAGTGGAGACTCTGTCTCCCACagcagtgtgtttctggaggaggtggagggattcAACCCAGAGAAGTGAGTAGGAGTCAGGAGATGTTTGTCCTTGATCTCCACATCATGAATTATACATTTCAGTACATTGCTTCAGGTATATCGGGTCTCATGTTGCCTGCCTCGAGTTGGTAACTGTAGAACTGCAGAACTGTTTTCAATTGTTGCTTTTTATGCTTATAATTGGACAGTATGTCTAACAGATGCATATTTTTCACATACAATGTTGCATCTAATAATCAATTCCATCATCATTTAGTGATTTGGTgcgatacaaataaaattgaattgaactgaatcgGTTAATTTGATGGTTACCTTTGGAAGCACCGGAAGATCTTTCTGTGAAGACTCTGCGGAGGACTGGATAAACCTCCAGTCTGCTGATGTTGTCGGGGTTGGAGGCCATGTGGCTGTCTGTCATTAGGGAACCAACAGATGAGGCCTTTGACCCTGCCACAGATTTAGAAAGAGTACGGTGACCTCCCTCTGAAGCCTCTTTACCCTCTGCCTACCGTCCTTTCACCACTCTGCCCCGCTGTGTCCAGGTGTGGTGAGGACACCCCTCAGGCCCGTCAGCTCTTGTCGTTGTCATTGGATCGGTCCAGCCACTCTCTGCTGCTGGCCTTCCCCTCCTGTCTGGTGCGAGTGCCCACGTCTCGCTGCCACCTGCACTCTCGCTGCATGAAGTGAGTGACACGTTTGGTCTTTTAGGGGGTTTTCTGTTCCCTCAGTGtgtcaaatgaaatcaaatgaaattcaGATCGAGCAATGGCCATTAGCCAAAGTAGTTCTAACTGGTGaactattgttttttctttcactccttGTCAGTGAAGACATGCAGCTCTGCTTTTCCTTCAGTCAGTAGCGAATGGAGggcatgtgtttttgtcaaaccaCAGTTTTGGGAGAATTACTTTTTTCTCAGAAgtattatttgatttgacaaatGCAGCTTCAGGATTGTGATtcattatgaatatgaaaaaggaACTTTTTATTTCTGGAAGATGTTCTGAAGAGCAGCACTGTAGTGTGAACGTGATTATGTGTGTGGTGGCTGGGTATGACGACAACATATTACAATTATGATATTACACAACATATGACTAATACATCTCATGTGTCCATAAggacaaacaataaatcataGTTTAGGGTTGTGATGGTCCACTGTACTATGTATTTCTAGTTAGCTAGTAagataactgtgtgtgtgtgtgtgtgtgtgtgtgtgtgtgtgtgtgtgtgtgtgtgtgtgtgtgtgtgtgtgtgtgtgtgtgtgtgtgtgcaggagctgTCTGGCCTCCAGGGATCCGTACTGTGGCTGGACTAGAGGCAGCACCTGCTCATTCTTGAGACCAGGCACAAGGtgatgacgacacacacacacacacacacacaaaacaaatgtccaAAGTCCATTACCGTGCATAACAGAGCAAAATACAAAAGTGCATGATAAAAACAtgcagataaaatgaaatagaagaaggaataataaaacaaaaaaaggttcaagaatgaatcataaaaaacataGTTATAGTAAAACAGGCAGCCCATGTAAAATTAGAGTGGGCTTTCTGATAACATTGGGTTTTCAGGAGAGACTTATAAGAAGACACTGAATCAGACCGCCTTATTTCCCTGAGAAGCTCATCTGAAAACGATAAACGGCAAGTGATGTAACATAAGGGAGACCAGCCAGATTACATGACATTTAACATTAATAAAAGTGAAGAGGTTGAAAATGTATGATACATATGATGGACCACAGCCGTATAGGCTAAGCCGTATTAAGTCAGTTAAGCCCTTCCTGTGGTCAGTATCCGTATCAAATGCAAACATTAATGTTGTGATGTTATTTACCATCACAATCACCACCTCCAGCTCCCATCACTACCTGTGCAGCTGATCCTGACCTCTGACCGACAATCAAGCTAAAAGAGAAAATCTATCACGGGATCAATAGTGTATCCCATTACACTGGATGACACATCAATGGGTGTCATATCAATTGAATCGAttactgccaaaaaaaaaaaaatcctgttcgTGTAAATATGCCAAAGAGGGCATGTTCTCGTTAAGAAATCAATTTTTACTCTGAAGAGTTGTtttcaatcaattcaatttgtatGCGTGTACAGTAAATTGAGAGCATTGTAATGCTTTGTCTCCTATTGTTTGTATATGAAGAGAAATATTGTAAAGTATCTGATGTGTTAAACTGTGATCTCTTTGTGACTGCAGGCTGCCTTTTCAACAAGATGTGGAATATGGAAACACCACCTCCCACCTAGGAGACTGTGACGGTAGGTTGCAGCACTATGACATGGACGCTTCTGGTTGTGCACACTGGACTGAGGGGAGGCTCCACCTAGTGGCTCAGTCCCTCATTACTCCTGTCCACTTGTCCCTGAACACTACCTCTCGTTCTACCAAATGGGGGAATATCTGTGAcaatttctgttgtttttaatcatccaGTGTGTAATGTAATTTCCTCCACAGCTCAGGTAGATCCGCTCAACCTTTATTTCAGCAACTCCGAGTGTTTTGGTGTCTTTGTCAAAGCAGAAATCAGGTGGGAGTAGAGCTGGGATTCAGCCTCACTTCCTGCAGGTCAAAACGCTCCCAGTGTGAGACACTTTAATTAGAGAGGATGTGGAAGAGGTGTCACTGATGGTAGACAATACCAAACCGCAAGGTGGGAAATGCAGCATCCACCTGCATCCAAGGCTTTGTTCTCTCAAAGCTGAACATCTGAGAGGG encodes:
- the LOC118310744 gene encoding semaphorin-6B-like, translated to MCAAAMATVAPPLTFLLLLLRLADGSFPEEPSPLSYVPVEVVRRYPVFLGRAHRSAQRLELHIQTVLQVNRTLYIGARDDLYRVELDNMAGDEMFYSKKRTWESNKNDIRVCRMKGKHEAECRNFIKVLLSQHGGLFVCGTNAFNPLCANYTRDTLEMVGEPVSGMARCPYDPRHANVALFADGSLFTGTVTDFLAIDAVIYRSLGDSPALRTVKHDSKWFREPYFVSAMEWGPHIYFFFREMAMEFHHLEKVMVSRVARVCKADLGGSQRVLEKQWTTFLKARLNCSVPGDSHFYFNLLHATSGIIHMQGRDVILGLFSTPPNSIPGSAVCVFDMQQLAHVFEGRFKEQKSPESIWTPVPDEAVPRPRPGGCAVQGSRFSSSTTLPDEVLNFVKTHPLMDETVPLLGHRPWVVKTMGRYQLTTMVVDTEAGPHKNRTVLFLGSTRGTVLKFLMVPSGDSVSHSSVFLEEVEGFNPEKCGEDTPQARQLLSLSLDRSSHSLLLAFPSCLVRVPTSRCHLHSRCMKSCLASRDPYCGWTRGSTCSFLRPGTRLPFQQDVEYGNTTSHLGDCDGILQQSLLIEPESLVSLNLLVASAVSAFTIGAALSGLAVCWIMAHKPANRRHGNTSQSSIQRRERGLLSNGGGMGGSVLSVTRQGGGERPCTQGGETLFVMPNGWVKSGELDPGFLPTPEHTPQQKRRGLRLSDSNSGGWDTSQTYLGGGSVGLGSPCRIPPSVYLTTRLFQQGGGGRHGGECRGNDTPRQHYVCLSKQERAGKGTPKAPLRKSAGEYVYPMTPQDSPERRRVVSAPSAPMEYGDPLPLRWPAQEGYILSSHGMVPVPLPPPSMPAPSGQAYVSQQHTPGLSRALLRGALERGELGELVDLSHLMSKKNCSDRTQTGQ